The Caulifigura coniformis genome includes a region encoding these proteins:
- a CDS encoding ferredoxin family protein: MAMVVTEPCFGCKFTDCVVVCPTECFHEGESMLFINPDECIDCGACVPECPVSAIFYEGDVPAAWKGYVELNREMAPVCPPIRERKAPLPERERLPDETGGGDRMNGR; the protein is encoded by the coding sequence ATGGCCATGGTGGTGACCGAGCCGTGCTTCGGATGCAAGTTTACTGACTGCGTCGTTGTCTGCCCGACGGAGTGCTTTCACGAAGGCGAATCGATGCTGTTCATCAACCCGGACGAGTGCATCGACTGCGGGGCTTGCGTGCCGGAATGCCCGGTGTCGGCGATTTTCTATGAGGGAGATGTTCCGGCCGCGTGGAAGGGGTACGTCGAGCTGAACCGGGAGATGGCGCCGGTGTGTCCGCCGATTCGTGAGCGGAAGGCGCCGTTGCCGGAGCGGGAACGGCTTCCGGATGAGACCGGAGGGGGCGATCGCATGAATGGT